The DNA region ATAACAATGAGCTTACTTAGTAACGTTTATCAagggaacgcagtaaaggaacacgttgggtttgtcgtgctgcgagcttcgctcgcagcacgcaaacccaactgcgagctgataatgggcctcgtgaCACGAACACCCGAAGGGGCAGAAGTTAGGGCTAGGAAGGGGTAGCTCTGTGTCGCATGAGAGGTCAAATTGGCTAATTGTAGGGTTTTGCGGAAAATGATGCATGCCATGGTTAGGCAGTGTGATGCACATTATGCACATCAGCTTTCCTAAAATTAGAGTAATAAGAAATAGATACCGTGCTGAGGGTTtggggatcacatgatggctcacaaaaggccatcattattccccgaacaccagggcgtgcgcgggcgaagcccgcgcgcgccctggtgggacgggctctcaaacgtgatcgggcaaaatctcaaagtgtgtttctgtctgtctgtctgtctgtctgtcggtaacgctcacgtcacaatcgctcttaaaccaatcacacacacaggtgcctttatgacatcacattcattgtgatgtcatactctcccgtataaTGAACATGCTAccgaaaaaggtgacgtcacagtagatagtAACCCCGGATTATGTTCAATAGTTTGCAGCATAGATACAGTATAACAGTACTGTTATATCTATGGTTGCCACAAAGGATAAATAAACATAACGGGCACGTAACAAATAGCTTTATCAAGGAAATGCAGTTAAGGAGCACtttgggtttgtcgtgctgcgagcgaagcttgcagcacgcaaacccaactgcgagctgataatgggcctcgATCGTGACCGAAGGGGCAGAGGTTGCGGTAGGGAGGTGCAGCTCTGGGCCACATAAGAGGTCAAATAAATTGTAGGTTTGTGCGGAAAATAAGGCATGCCAACTATAACGTGGTTAGGCAGTGTGATGAACAtaggcttttctaaaattagAGTATAAAGAATTAGAGATCGTgctgagggtgttcggggatcacatgatggctcacaaaaggccatcattatctagtctagttccccgaacaccagcAGGGGGGGTTGTGCGCTACCGCGCGCTAGAGACAAGGCTATtcctcgaaatcgacgtttttcattagaagttcgtcgatttcgctaCATCACGCTGTTAGTTACATTACGAAATGATGTCTCAAGGGGTATTTTTGTCAACCGAACGTATAGTTTAGGAGAAGTGAACCGCCTATTTTGCGACGCGAAACCGGTGTAGACTTCCAAGCGTGTACTAGGTTTTATTGctcaaatcgacgtctgATAGGTTGTAGAAGCCTGCCAATTTTTGAGGCGCTCTTCTTAGTTAGGCTGTTTGCAGTTATGGAGCCATTTAGCTCAGATTGGGTCTGTACCTCGCTGAAGTGCATCAACAGCGGGCTTACAAACGCGGGATTACCTTGCCTTGACCCCTCCTTGTACAATTAAGCAGCTGTGGTCCGTGTGGAGGAGAGCAGATGTAGCTCATCTAGTAGCCGGAAGCTGCACGTGAGGACTCGATTCTCCAGCGCCCGACGACGCTTTTGTTGCCGTCCGAAGTCCTGAAGTGGCGAAGAAGACCGAAGCTACTAGGATCTTTGCACAAAGCACTTTTAGAGTCGGCTTCAGCCTTAGTTCTGGTGCCTAAAATCCGTCGCCATTGAAGAAAGCCTACTAGAAGACGAGTAGGACTGCGCCTCAAAAATCGAGCACTTTTAGACAGGCAGTAGAAAGACATTTGGCAAAAAAGCGAGAGCGGAACAAGCACGGTTTAGGCAGTAGACGCGGAAAAAGGGAGAGGGTGGTAAGTCGCGCAGAAAGCCAGTGGCCGTCACCAAAACCCCACACACAGCAATCTACCTTCAAAAGCAACTCCTCGAATTGGTGTTTGTattttttgctgctgctagagcagaaagaaacgactttCCAAAAGAGGTGTGTCTCTAGCGCGCGGTAGCGCACAACCCCCCCTGGAACTCgatactccagaccctcGCGCGTTAAGGGGGTGTGGTTGGCAACCACACCCCCCTTAGGGTCTGGAGTATCGAGGCTAggaacaccagggcgcgcgaGTGggcgcgcgccctggtgggaggggctctcaaacgtgatcggccAAAATCTGAAAGTGTGGTGGTCAtatctgtctgtctgtctgtcggtaacgctcacgtcacaatcgctcttaggccaatcacacacaaaggtgcctttatgacatcacattcattgtgatgtcataatctcccgtattttgaagaaaatgctaccgaaaacgtgacgtcacagtagatagtAACCCCGGATTATGTTCAATAGTTTGCAGCATAGATATAACAGTACTGTTATATCTATGGTTGCCACCAAGGATTAATAAACATAACGGGCACGTAACAAATAGCTTTATCAAGGGAAtgcagtaaaggagcacgttgggtttgtcgtgctgcgagcaaattaagctcgcagcacgcaaacccaactgcgagctgataatgggcctcgATCGTGACCGAAGGGGCAGAGGTTGCGGTAGGGAGGTGTAGCTCTGGGTCACATAAGAGGTCAAATTAATTGTAGGTTTGTGCGGAAAATAAGGCATGCCAACTAACGCGGTTAGGCAGTGTGATGCACAtaggcttttctaaaattagAGTGAAAAGAATTAGATAGCCTgctgagggtgttcggggatcacatgatggctcacaaaaggccatcattatctagtctGTGTTGAGTCGAGAGAAAAACTAGCAGCAATGAAAAGATACTCGACCCAAATTCTTCACGTCAATGTAACGCAATAATGCGTTATAGCAGAACTTTTCCTCTCCCATGTCGCGTAACATATCGTATTCCAAATTGATTTTGTGCGTTCCCGCGCGCAATACATAGGATGTCTTCGACTTATCGTAATAATGCCACGAATCGGTGCCTTTCGATCCGAACCCGTATAAGTGCACTTCATTGCACATTGTCAAAGCCAAGAAAACGGTTTGTAAGCCAGCCGTCGGAGTGTCTCTCAACGGACGAGGCAGTTGACCGAGTCGAATCCACGAGTAGTACCTGAGCGCCATCACTGCGGCATCGATCACGTTTCCCGACATGTGATGAAACTTTATCCCGTATTTCCTATTGCACTCCTTCATCGCCCGAAGAGTGCGAGGACGCTCTCTCCTGTAGTCCAAAACGATAAGCGCATCGAGTCGGGGATTTGTCGGCAGCAGGCTTTTGTCCGGGCAATCGCTCGCGCTGGGGCCGAGCACGGTGACGTCTCCGGGTCGACGTCCCACGTGCGACTCGTACCCGAGAAAGGGGGCCCAGTTCATTCGAAACACGAGAGAACTCGAGTCGATTTCTCGTCCGTACGTGTGATTGAGAAGGAGACTcgacgatccgacgacggcgcaTCGATCGTGTTTTCGAATCGCGCCCAGAATGCGACGAGTCGAGGAAAAGTCGGTCGATCGCGTTCGTCCGGACGAGCAATCGAGACTAGGATAGTCGCTCGCGCAGCCTATTAGAGTCTCCAGTGCGACGCTAGACGCGCgcgagttcgtcgtcggccgAAGTCTCGTCGCTGAACAGTCGCGATAGCGGGCGATGAACAAAGGCCAGTAAACCGTGTATAACACCATGATCGATAGAATGCCGCCTGTTGCGACGAGCCCGATGCATGCCTTTCGGAAGCGTCTGAGCGCCATCGTTCTGTTCGGGGAAAGAAACAACCAAAATCTGGGAAGTCTAATAATGAGCCGAGACCCGCGGGGAGGGCAGGACAActgcccccccccccccccccacccCACcgttgtacgggtggagcccgtataacgactgagggaggctctctcaaacttGATATTTgggccggaagtgtatgTCTGTACAGTGCATCCCACATCCAATCAAAAAATGTATCGCACGTTTTCGATCCCTCCCAGCCCTTTCGAGCACTTCTAATTAGTCTCTAAACAGCGTTGCTGGCGTAAAATATCTCGCCCAAAAATGAGGCCCCAATAGGGTACACAGGGGAACAGAGCAACTAGGACTAAGGTCTTTGTCTAAAGTGCTTTAAGCACCTTTGTGTCGCTAAGATTGCTTTTCCAACATTTGCTAAACGGCTATACTGCCGatttagagagaaaaaaagcaacTTTAGTCAACATGTTACTTAGAGACAAGCGCCTTCTAAATACTTCGACACCTGCTGCGCATTCGCTTTTGCACTAATCGCTGCGTGCTATAGCTTGTTTTGCAGAGAATTTACCCCTCTTTCTAACGGTATAATGCACGCGTCTATTTctggcttcgttttctcaaaAATTAGCCTAAAGGCGTATTCACAGTAACGACGCTA from Oscarella lobularis chromosome 19, ooOscLobu1.1, whole genome shotgun sequence includes:
- the LOC136198773 gene encoding alpha-2,8-sialyltransferase 8B-like, which translates into the protein MALRRFRKACIGLVATGGILSIMVLYTVYWPLFIARYRDCSATRLRPTTNSRASSVALETLIGCASDYPSLDCSSGRTRSTDFSSTRRILGAIRKHDRCAVVGSSSLLLNHTYGREIDSSSLVFRMNWAPFLGYESHVGRRPGDVTVLGPSASDCPDKSLLPTNPRLDALIVLDYRRERPRTLRAMKECNRKYGIKFHHMSGNVIDAAVMALRYYSWIRLGQLPRPLRDTPTAGLQTVFLALTMCNEVHLYGFGSKGTDSWHYYDKSKTSYVLRAGTHKINLEYDMLRDMGEEKFCYNALLRYIDVKNLGRVSFHCC